In a single window of the Nicotiana tomentosiformis chromosome 8, ASM39032v3, whole genome shotgun sequence genome:
- the LOC138897582 gene encoding uncharacterized protein, with product MELRNKSKCVWEDCYRAEVAANFHHKARKRLADHFSDGRKKNKRPGWYLEHLWNDLLRQWQTADFLERSEKGKKAPSSEKGGSLHTGGAISLGTIKRRLYGRPMNYDELFKETHIVKKNKEGDGDRWVEDRAETAYGRCQSSIDEFIRIQPAGESGKPTQPLDGDAERIWLEAFGSPKWGKVYGLPMKEFHRYRCGMQGIGTSSQSEEHNRESLSAMRETVSKLTSELEAAKERERLRDAQFLGMQAHMRTLLFV from the exons atggagctccggaacaag agcaagtgtgtatgggaagactgCTATAGAGCggaagtggctgcaaattttcatcataaagctcgcaagagattggcggatcaTTTCTCGGAtggtagaaagaagaacaagaggcctggctggtatCTTGAGCATTTATGGAATGATTTGTTAAGGCAATGGCAAACCGCGgatttcttagagaggagcgaaaaaggaaagaaagctccctcatccgagaagggaggctccttgcacactgggggTGCTATCAGCCtggggacaataaaaagaagattg tatgggcgtccaatgaactatgatgagctattcaaggagacgcatattgTAAAGAAGAATAAAGAGGGGGAtggagataggtgggtcgaggaccgggcagagactgcatat GGTCGCTGCCAAAGTAGCATAGACGAATTCATTCGTATTcagccagctggtgaatcgggcaagccaacccaacctttggacggggatgctgaaagaatatggttagAGGCTTTTGGtagtccaaaatgggggaaggtatacgggcttcctatgAAAGAATTCCATCGCTATAGGTGTGGAAtgcaaggaatagggacttcctcacaGAGCGAGGAAcataatagggagagcctctcggctatgcgggagacagtgtcAAAGCttacatccgagctagaagcggccaaagaaagagaaaggcttagagatgctcaattccttggtatgCAAGCTCATATGAGAACTCTCCTTTTTGTgtag